One segment of Podarcis muralis chromosome 17, rPodMur119.hap1.1, whole genome shotgun sequence DNA contains the following:
- the INIP gene encoding SOSS complex subunit C isoform X1: MASNPPGQGFQNKNRVAILAELDKEKRKLLMQNQSSTNHPGARVLQPLFQTYELPILKTMDPCISLARSSLNKDFRDHAEQQHIAAQQKAALQHAHAHSSGYFITQDSAFGNLILPVLPRLESE, from the exons ATGGCTTCCAATCCTCCTGGACAAG GCTTTCAAAATAAGAACAGGGTTGCGATCTTGGCTGAGCTCGACAAAGAGAAGAGGAAGCTACTGATGCAAAACCAGTCTTCCACGAATCACCCCGGAGCCAG AGTTCTGCAGCCACTCTTCCAAACATATGAACTCCCCATCCTGAAGACTATGGACCCCTG CATCTCTCTAGCTAGATCCTCCCTTAACAAGGATTTCCGCGATCATGCTGAGCAGCAGCACATAGCGGCGCAGCAAAAGGCCGCTCTGCAG CATGCTCATGCACATTCTTCAGGATACTTCATAACCCAAGACTCCGCCTTTGGAAACCTTATTCTCCCTGTGTTGCCACGGCTTGAGTCAGAGTGA
- the INIP gene encoding SOSS complex subunit C isoform X2: MASNPPGQGFQNKNRVAILAELDKEKRKLLMQNQSSTNHPGASISLARSSLNKDFRDHAEQQHIAAQQKAALQHAHAHSSGYFITQDSAFGNLILPVLPRLESE, from the exons ATGGCTTCCAATCCTCCTGGACAAG GCTTTCAAAATAAGAACAGGGTTGCGATCTTGGCTGAGCTCGACAAAGAGAAGAGGAAGCTACTGATGCAAAACCAGTCTTCCACGAATCACCCCGGAGCCAG CATCTCTCTAGCTAGATCCTCCCTTAACAAGGATTTCCGCGATCATGCTGAGCAGCAGCACATAGCGGCGCAGCAAAAGGCCGCTCTGCAG CATGCTCATGCACATTCTTCAGGATACTTCATAACCCAAGACTCCGCCTTTGGAAACCTTATTCTCCCTGTGTTGCCACGGCTTGAGTCAGAGTGA